From a region of the Ardenticatena maritima genome:
- a CDS encoding proline--tRNA ligase, whose product MSPNIMHPNHIRLSRLLWQTLREAPADAETPGYTFLRRAGYVRPLANGVLAECPPGRRMRLRLEAALREMLATWEAAEVAVSSFAPSVTEELLALARHALHSYRDIPRLFFHFAARRYADARPGWGWLRARERVGLELLALEADEPDARARAETWRAAWLAWSAQMGVSALLTVRTAVAAGDGEADAFVALFPDGDETLLMCPACGDVATRQVATFRKPEPPAESAQPLQKVATPGTNTIASLAAFLNVPPSRTAKVVFFTGQPTHADEEKLVMALVRGDMDVEPQKVARAAGMKALRAATEDEIRAVGAEPGFASPIGIQREQAVVVVDDLVAQSPNLVSGANEPDAHFLNVNVGRDYTPDVIADIAAAGEGAPCAVCGAPLRLAHGLEIGRVELLGASLPERAGVAFLTKEGTPRTPFLVRTWLDIHRMMGVLAEQHHDAHGLCLPPAVAPYDVYLVRLGHNDPDVEAVAEQVAATLVQSGLYVLDDDRDVRAGVKFNDADLVGAPVRLTVGAKALKRGGVEMKVRTHEDVRLVSPEGVGEAVLDALATWKPRGQVHDG is encoded by the coding sequence ATGAGCCCGAACATCATGCACCCGAACCACATTCGCCTTTCCCGCCTGTTGTGGCAGACTTTGCGTGAAGCGCCCGCCGACGCCGAGACGCCGGGCTACACCTTCTTGCGGCGGGCGGGCTATGTGCGCCCGCTAGCCAACGGTGTGCTGGCGGAATGCCCGCCGGGGCGTCGCATGCGGTTGCGTCTGGAAGCCGCCTTGCGGGAGATGCTAGCCACCTGGGAAGCGGCGGAGGTGGCGGTTTCGTCCTTCGCCCCCTCGGTGACGGAGGAGTTGCTGGCTTTGGCGCGGCACGCGCTCCATTCGTATCGCGACATACCGCGGCTTTTCTTCCACTTTGCTGCCCGCCGCTACGCCGATGCCCGCCCCGGCTGGGGATGGTTGCGGGCGCGTGAGCGTGTGGGGCTTGAACTGCTGGCGCTGGAAGCCGACGAACCCGATGCGCGGGCGCGTGCGGAGACGTGGCGCGCCGCGTGGCTGGCGTGGTCGGCGCAGATGGGCGTCTCCGCGCTTCTCACTGTGCGCACCGCGGTGGCGGCTGGCGATGGCGAGGCGGATGCCTTCGTGGCGCTGTTCCCGGATGGCGATGAAACATTGCTCATGTGCCCTGCCTGCGGTGATGTGGCGACCCGTCAGGTGGCGACGTTTCGCAAGCCTGAACCGCCTGCTGAAAGCGCGCAACCGTTGCAAAAAGTCGCGACGCCCGGCACAAACACCATTGCCTCGCTGGCTGCGTTCCTCAATGTGCCCCCCTCGCGCACGGCAAAGGTGGTCTTTTTCACAGGCCAACCCACCCACGCCGACGAGGAGAAACTCGTCATGGCGCTGGTGCGCGGCGATATGGACGTCGAACCGCAGAAGGTAGCGCGCGCCGCTGGGATGAAAGCGTTGCGTGCGGCGACGGAAGACGAAATCCGCGCGGTGGGGGCTGAACCGGGGTTTGCCTCGCCCATTGGCATTCAGCGCGAGCAGGCGGTTGTGGTGGTGGACGACCTTGTCGCCCAATCTCCCAACCTTGTCTCCGGGGCGAATGAACCCGATGCGCACTTCCTCAACGTCAACGTTGGGCGCGATTACACGCCCGATGTGATTGCCGACATTGCCGCGGCGGGGGAAGGCGCGCCGTGCGCGGTTTGCGGCGCGCCGCTTCGGCTGGCGCATGGGCTGGAAATCGGGCGGGTTGAACTGCTGGGCGCGTCCTTGCCTGAGCGGGCGGGGGTGGCTTTTTTGACAAAGGAAGGCACGCCGCGCACACCGTTTCTGGTGCGCACCTGGCTGGACATTCACCGCATGATGGGCGTGCTCGCGGAGCAACACCACGATGCGCATGGGCTGTGTCTGCCGCCTGCCGTCGCGCCGTATGATGTCTACCTTGTGCGTTTGGGGCACAACGACCCCGATGTCGAGGCGGTTGCCGAACAGGTGGCGGCGACGCTGGTGCAGAGCGGCCTGTACGTGCTGGATGATGACCGCGATGTGCGCGCCGGCGTCAAATTCAACGACGCCGACCTGGTGGGGGCGCCGGTGCGGCTCACCGTGGGCGCGAAGGCGCTCAAACGGGGGGGCGTCGAGATGAAAGTGCGCACGCACGAGGATGTGCGTCTGGTTTCGCCCGAAGGTGTGGGGGAAGCCGTGCTGGATGCGCTGGCGACCTGGAAGCCAAGGGGGCAGGTTCATGACGGTTGA
- a CDS encoding aldo/keto reductase: MEYRALGRTGLKVSELCLGTMQFGWTADEETSFAILDAFYEAGGNFIDTANVYSRWAPGNPGGVSEEIIGRWMKARGNRREIVLATKVRGRMWEGPNGEGLSRAHIMQAVEDSLRRLQTDYIDLYQAHAFDATTPIEETMRAFEDLVRQGKVRYVGASNYPAWRLADAVAVSERHGWARYESLQPHYNLVHRAEFERELKPFCEAHGLGVIPYSPLAAGFLTGKYQRNAPLPPSARADSVRRRYFESETAWNALETAQAIAAERGVSVTQIALAWLLTQPVITAPIIGANSVAQLQESLGAAGLRLSPEEMVRLNAASGGEFHWNDA, from the coding sequence ATGGAATACCGCGCCTTGGGACGTACCGGCCTCAAAGTCTCCGAACTTTGCCTGGGCACAATGCAATTTGGCTGGACGGCGGACGAAGAAACGTCCTTTGCCATTCTGGACGCCTTCTACGAAGCCGGCGGCAACTTCATTGATACCGCCAATGTCTATTCACGGTGGGCGCCCGGCAATCCGGGAGGCGTTTCCGAAGAAATCATCGGGCGCTGGATGAAAGCCCGCGGCAATCGGCGGGAGATTGTCCTGGCGACCAAAGTGCGCGGACGCATGTGGGAAGGTCCTAATGGCGAAGGGTTGAGCCGCGCGCATATCATGCAGGCGGTGGAAGATAGCCTGCGCCGCCTGCAAACCGACTACATTGACCTCTATCAGGCGCATGCGTTCGATGCCACCACGCCCATCGAAGAGACCATGCGCGCCTTTGAAGACCTGGTGCGGCAAGGCAAAGTGCGCTACGTGGGCGCGTCCAACTACCCGGCGTGGCGGCTGGCGGACGCCGTCGCGGTGAGTGAGCGCCACGGGTGGGCGCGCTACGAGTCGCTTCAACCGCACTACAACCTGGTGCACCGCGCCGAATTTGAGCGCGAACTCAAACCATTTTGCGAAGCGCACGGGCTGGGCGTCATCCCGTACAGCCCTTTGGCGGCGGGCTTTCTGACCGGCAAGTACCAGCGCAACGCCCCCTTGCCGCCGAGCGCCCGCGCGGATAGCGTGCGCCGTCGCTACTTTGAGAGCGAGACCGCCTGGAATGCACTTGAAACGGCGCAAGCCATTGCCGCCGAACGGGGCGTGAGCGTCACCCAAATCGCGCTGGCGTGGCTGTTGACCCAACCGGTCATTACAGCGCCCATTATCGGCGCGAACAGTGTCGCGCAGTTGCAAGAAAGCCTGGGCGCGGCCGGCTTGCGGCTTTCCCCCGAAGAAATGGTGCGCCTCAACGCAGCCAGCGGCGGCGAATTTCATTGGAACGATGCGTAA
- the argJ gene encoding bifunctional glutamate N-acetyltransferase/amino-acid acetyltransferase ArgJ, with protein MRYITDVPGFRACGVHAGLKPDGALDMALIVSDRPCVASAVFTQNLVKAAPVLFDMALLQRTRDVRAVVVNSKNANAVTGEQGLRDAAEMARLTAEALALPEESGVFVMSTGVIGVPLPMNKIAYGITLAAQMLDATPEAAQAAARAIMTTDTRPKMASATCTLDEKTITLAGIAKGAGMIHPNMATMLAFIVTDALITAEALDAALHYAVERSFNAISVDGDTSTNDTCLVLANGAAANDIITLESPAFPTFRDALTEVCIALAKQIAFDGEGATKHVTIHVRNAGSFEAARQIGRTIATSPLVKTALFGRDANWGRVLAAAGRAGVPFDPDRASLWFGPLQVLANGKPLPFDEDEALRILSEVDITIDLDIGGEPGDATVWTCDFSYDYVSINAEYRT; from the coding sequence ATGCGCTACATAACCGATGTGCCGGGATTTCGTGCGTGTGGGGTGCATGCCGGCTTGAAGCCAGACGGCGCGCTTGACATGGCGTTGATTGTCAGCGACCGCCCTTGCGTGGCGTCCGCTGTGTTCACGCAGAACCTTGTCAAAGCCGCGCCGGTCCTCTTCGACATGGCGCTCCTGCAACGCACGCGCGATGTGCGCGCCGTCGTCGTCAACAGCAAGAACGCCAACGCTGTCACGGGCGAGCAAGGGCTGCGTGACGCCGCCGAAATGGCGCGCCTGACGGCGGAGGCGCTGGCGTTGCCTGAGGAGAGCGGCGTCTTTGTGATGAGCACCGGCGTGATTGGCGTGCCGCTGCCCATGAACAAAATCGCCTATGGCATTACGCTCGCCGCCCAAATGCTCGATGCAACGCCCGAAGCGGCGCAAGCGGCCGCCCGCGCGATTATGACCACCGACACGCGCCCCAAAATGGCTTCGGCAACATGCACGCTCGACGAGAAGACCATCACGCTGGCGGGAATCGCGAAGGGGGCGGGCATGATTCACCCCAACATGGCGACCATGCTGGCGTTCATCGTGACGGATGCGCTCATCACGGCTGAAGCCCTGGATGCTGCGCTGCACTACGCTGTTGAACGCTCGTTCAACGCCATTAGCGTGGACGGCGATACGAGCACCAATGACACTTGCCTGGTGCTGGCAAACGGGGCGGCGGCGAACGATATCATCACGCTGGAAAGCCCCGCGTTTCCCACGTTTCGTGATGCGTTGACCGAGGTATGCATTGCATTGGCCAAGCAAATCGCGTTTGACGGCGAAGGCGCCACCAAGCACGTCACCATTCACGTGCGCAATGCCGGTAGTTTCGAGGCGGCGCGCCAGATTGGGCGCACCATCGCCACCTCGCCGTTGGTGAAAACGGCGCTCTTTGGGCGCGACGCCAACTGGGGACGTGTGCTCGCTGCGGCTGGTCGGGCGGGCGTGCCGTTCGACCCCGACCGCGCCAGCCTCTGGTTCGGCCCGTTGCAGGTGCTTGCCAATGGCAAACCGCTGCCGTTTGATGAAGACGAAGCCTTGCGCATTTTGTCAGAAGTTGACATAACAATAGACCTGGATATTGGCGGCGAACCGGGCGACGCCACCGTCTGGACGTGTGATTTTTCGTACGATTACGTTTCCATCAACGCCGAATATCGCACATGA
- a CDS encoding CocE/NonD family hydrolase: MLKRSLAGLGALAVVSGVVWPRRRRLLANWLDLPPPRYDVGVERGLVVPMPDGVRLYADRYYPKAQGAFPTILIRTPYGRRPVGISGLFMGFAIERLVERGYNVVVQDVRGRFDSEGEFTPFFQEAADGRATLEWIAQQPWFEGNLATWGASYLGYTQWALAPDAPPYFKAMVPMITSASARIFVERVFGLEVLLRWLVLLALPTRGRLPLWESLALMLRAGRIVKEAVWHLPVGEADLVAVGEPVPFFREWMQHEDENAPYWEPVQWGRRMERVQAAVHWIGGWYDFFLYTMLRDYRQMRALGKRPYLTIGPWHHLSNDGMVLRVRESLAWFDAHLKNDPHALREKPVRVYLMGAEEWRDFDDWPPPEAQPRRFYLHPDRTLRPNAPEEDAFPSTYRYDPADPTPAIGGALFDPSEAGPRDNRELEARHDVLLFTSPPLDADLDVIGDVRVVLYARSSVSHTDFAARLNDVHPDGTSYNVCDGLFRVTPEVVEQVDEGLWRIEIDLWGVAHRFKKGHRLRLVIASAFFPRFNRNLNTGEPVATGTRMVVAEQYVYHDKAHPSYLEVSVVES; this comes from the coding sequence ATGTTGAAGCGAAGTTTGGCCGGCCTGGGGGCTTTGGCGGTAGTGAGCGGCGTTGTGTGGCCCCGCCGACGCCGCCTGCTGGCGAACTGGCTTGACCTTCCCCCACCTCGCTACGATGTTGGCGTTGAGCGTGGGCTGGTGGTCCCCATGCCCGATGGCGTGCGGCTCTATGCCGACCGCTACTACCCCAAAGCGCAAGGCGCATTCCCCACCATTCTCATCCGCACACCCTACGGACGCCGTCCTGTGGGGATTTCGGGCTTGTTCATGGGGTTTGCGATTGAGCGCCTGGTGGAGCGGGGGTACAACGTGGTGGTGCAGGATGTGCGCGGGCGCTTCGATAGCGAGGGCGAATTTACGCCTTTCTTCCAGGAAGCCGCCGATGGCCGCGCCACCCTTGAATGGATTGCCCAACAACCCTGGTTCGAGGGCAATCTGGCGACATGGGGCGCGAGTTATCTGGGCTACACCCAATGGGCGCTGGCGCCTGATGCACCGCCATACTTCAAAGCCATGGTGCCGATGATTACCTCGGCGAGCGCCCGCATTTTTGTGGAGCGTGTGTTTGGGCTGGAAGTGTTGTTGCGCTGGCTTGTCTTGCTGGCGTTGCCCACACGTGGCCGCTTGCCGCTGTGGGAATCGCTGGCGCTGATGTTGCGCGCCGGGCGCATTGTCAAAGAAGCGGTGTGGCACTTGCCTGTGGGCGAAGCCGACCTGGTGGCTGTTGGCGAGCCGGTACCGTTCTTCCGTGAGTGGATGCAGCACGAAGATGAAAACGCCCCCTATTGGGAACCTGTCCAGTGGGGGCGGCGCATGGAGCGCGTGCAAGCCGCTGTGCATTGGATTGGCGGCTGGTACGATTTCTTCCTCTACACCATGCTGCGCGACTATCGCCAGATGCGGGCACTTGGAAAACGCCCCTACTTGACCATTGGTCCCTGGCACCACCTCTCGAACGATGGCATGGTCCTGCGTGTGCGTGAATCACTCGCCTGGTTCGATGCGCATTTGAAGAACGACCCGCACGCCTTGCGCGAAAAGCCGGTGCGCGTCTATCTCATGGGGGCGGAAGAATGGCGCGATTTCGACGATTGGCCCCCGCCGGAAGCCCAACCGCGCCGCTTCTACCTGCACCCCGACCGCACGTTGCGCCCCAACGCACCGGAGGAAGACGCCTTCCCAAGCACCTATCGCTACGACCCCGCCGACCCAACGCCGGCGATTGGTGGGGCGCTCTTCGACCCCTCGGAGGCTGGACCGCGGGATAACCGCGAATTGGAGGCGCGGCACGATGTTCTACTCTTCACGTCGCCGCCGCTGGACGCCGACCTGGATGTGATTGGCGATGTGCGCGTGGTGCTCTACGCGCGCTCCTCTGTCTCACACACCGACTTTGCGGCGCGTCTCAACGATGTTCACCCGGACGGCACGTCCTACAATGTGTGTGATGGCTTGTTCCGCGTGACGCCTGAAGTGGTCGAGCAGGTGGATGAAGGTTTGTGGCGGATTGAGATTGACTTGTGGGGCGTGGCGCACCGCTTCAAAAAAGGACACCGTTTGCGCCTGGTCATTGCCAGCGCATTCTTCCCGCGTTTCAATCGCAATCTGAATACCGGCGAACCGGTGGCGACGGGCACGCGCATGGTGGTCGCGGAGCAGTATGTCTACCATGACAAGGCGCACCCGTCATATCTGGAAGTGTCTGTGGTTGAATCCTGA
- a CDS encoding argininosuccinate synthase, with protein sequence MAGKEQTVNKVVLAYSGGLDTSVIVPWLKENFDCEVICFCADLGQGEELAGLEEKALASGADKVYIEDLRDEFLTDFIFPMMQAGAIYERKYLLGTAAARPLIAKRQVEIAELEGADAVAHGATGKGNDQVRFELTYKALNPKLKVIAPWRHPKWHIRSREDALAYAREHGVPVPHTEKSIYSRDANLWHISHEGGLLENPWNEPEEKMYQWTVSPEAAPDEPEYIEIDFVEGVPKKLNGRARGPVELMKELNEIAARHGIGRVDLVENRLVGMKSRGVYETPGGTILYAAHRELESLTLDRETMHFKDMIAIKYADLVYNGQWFTPLRAALDAFVAKTQENVTGTVRLKLYKGNIIIAGRKAPRSLYREDYASFGKMDVYDQSDAEGFINLFGLPLKVEALVDMEGGAPNKWRAPDYSKFKRD encoded by the coding sequence ATGGCCGGCAAAGAACAAACCGTCAATAAAGTCGTTCTCGCCTATTCGGGCGGGCTGGATACCAGTGTGATTGTGCCGTGGCTGAAAGAAAACTTTGATTGTGAAGTGATTTGCTTCTGCGCCGATTTGGGGCAGGGGGAGGAACTGGCGGGGTTGGAAGAAAAAGCCCTCGCCAGCGGCGCCGATAAAGTCTATATCGAAGACTTGCGCGATGAATTCCTGACCGACTTCATCTTCCCCATGATGCAAGCCGGCGCCATTTACGAGCGCAAGTATCTGCTGGGCACGGCGGCGGCGCGCCCGCTGATTGCCAAGCGCCAGGTGGAAATTGCCGAACTCGAAGGGGCGGATGCCGTGGCGCACGGGGCAACCGGCAAGGGCAACGACCAGGTGCGCTTTGAACTCACCTACAAGGCGCTCAACCCCAAATTGAAGGTCATTGCCCCCTGGCGGCACCCCAAATGGCACATTCGCAGCCGCGAAGATGCGCTCGCCTATGCGCGTGAGCATGGCGTGCCCGTGCCGCACACCGAAAAAAGCATTTACAGCCGCGACGCCAACTTGTGGCATATCAGCCACGAAGGCGGGTTGCTTGAAAACCCGTGGAATGAACCCGAAGAAAAAATGTATCAGTGGACGGTTTCGCCCGAAGCCGCGCCCGATGAACCGGAGTACATTGAAATTGACTTTGTGGAAGGAGTGCCCAAGAAACTGAACGGGCGCGCCCGCGGTCCCGTGGAGTTGATGAAGGAACTGAACGAAATTGCCGCCCGCCACGGTATCGGGCGCGTTGACCTGGTGGAGAACCGCCTGGTGGGGATGAAGTCGCGTGGGGTGTATGAAACGCCCGGCGGCACCATTCTGTACGCCGCGCACCGCGAACTGGAATCGCTGACGCTCGACCGCGAGACCATGCACTTCAAGGATATGATTGCCATCAAGTACGCTGACCTGGTGTACAACGGGCAGTGGTTCACGCCGTTGCGTGCCGCGCTGGATGCGTTCGTCGCCAAGACGCAAGAAAACGTCACGGGGACGGTGCGGCTCAAACTCTACAAGGGCAACATTATCATTGCCGGGCGCAAAGCGCCGCGCAGTCTCTATCGCGAAGATTATGCCTCGTTTGGCAAAATGGACGTGTACGACCAGAGCGACGCCGAAGGCTTCATCAACCTGTTCGGGTTGCCGCTCAAAGTCGAAGCGCTGGTGGATATGGAAGGCGGCGCGCCCAACAAGTGGCGTGCGCCCGATTACAGCAAATTCAAGCGCGACTAA
- a CDS encoding NUDIX hydrolase gives MLNPFVPPEALWERLLSTFPSATAPTLVHRAYDVASRAHTNQRRKEGTPYLVHPLRVALILAEERGLTDAEMVAAALLHDVVEDSAFTVEDVAAQISPTVADLVRWLTKPPAENGDTEARDAAYFTALLDAPLAARLVKLADRLDNVRYLHTACNPRWARAYRAETRRWVLPIADRTDAWFATHLRTYAGDETLQPWETRATRILYTAEPWLTLVADTIEREPDDPAPVEDFYRVKSPEYVLVVPRFADGRYLTLRQYRHGVGCIFRQFPAGVVDAGETPRRAAERELLEETGYIAERWVSLGAYVVDVNRGSGRAHFYLADGIVPYQGERPPSDDLEAHEVVILSREAIAAQVTLGTFHSLACVAAFALAEQTR, from the coding sequence ATGCTCAATCCATTTGTCCCGCCGGAGGCTCTCTGGGAACGCTTGCTGAGCACTTTCCCATCCGCAACCGCACCAACGTTGGTGCACCGCGCCTATGATGTCGCTTCTCGCGCCCACACCAACCAGCGCCGCAAAGAAGGCACCCCCTATCTCGTGCACCCCTTGCGGGTGGCGCTCATTCTTGCCGAAGAACGCGGTCTGACCGACGCCGAAATGGTGGCGGCGGCGCTTCTGCATGATGTGGTTGAAGATTCGGCGTTCACGGTTGAGGATGTGGCGGCGCAGATTTCCCCGACGGTCGCCGACCTGGTGCGCTGGCTGACCAAGCCGCCGGCTGAAAACGGCGACACCGAAGCCCGCGACGCCGCCTACTTCACCGCCCTGCTCGACGCCCCGCTGGCGGCGCGCCTTGTCAAACTGGCTGACCGCCTCGACAACGTGCGCTATCTGCACACAGCGTGCAACCCGCGCTGGGCGCGCGCCTACCGCGCCGAAACGCGCCGCTGGGTGTTGCCGATTGCCGACCGCACAGACGCCTGGTTTGCGACGCATTTGCGCACGTATGCTGGCGATGAGACGCTCCAACCGTGGGAAACGCGCGCGACACGCATTCTCTACACCGCCGAACCGTGGTTGACGCTCGTGGCCGATACCATCGAGCGCGAACCCGACGACCCCGCACCGGTTGAGGACTTTTACCGCGTGAAATCGCCGGAGTACGTGTTGGTGGTGCCCCGTTTTGCCGATGGGCGGTATCTCACGTTGCGGCAGTATCGCCACGGCGTGGGGTGTATTTTCCGCCAGTTTCCCGCCGGTGTGGTGGATGCGGGTGAAACGCCGCGCCGCGCCGCCGAGCGCGAATTGCTGGAAGAGACCGGCTACATTGCGGAACGGTGGGTTTCGCTGGGCGCGTATGTCGTGGATGTCAACCGTGGGAGTGGTCGGGCGCATTTCTACCTTGCCGATGGCATTGTGCCCTATCAGGGTGAACGCCCGCCCTCGGATGATTTGGAAGCCCACGAAGTCGTCATCTTGTCGCGTGAAGCCATTGCCGCGCAGGTGACGCTAGGCACGTTCCACAGCCTGGCGTGTGTCGCGGCATTTGCGCTGGCAGAACAAACTCGATAG
- a CDS encoding tetratricopeptide repeat protein → MPARPTFEDEFAKARRLFASDELDDPAAVREIARQVRRLARTPEQVVRVVLLEARWLVEAGRFAEALLVLDEAQGRVYEDDVLRADVLALRARILVQQGHLLAATQTAHTALEYNPAHVEARLALADAFLQLNQVGHAITLYHEVIPLLDDEAARARVHLLLARAYRAAGLPVLARLHAQRAVEIADLAPREQAAAFWYRVSSLDRRLFWLTLVAVVLLLATGLLGRIDLWLAGLAAVLVLITVGSITWISTPTFEDAQRAGRLSEQRVQR, encoded by the coding sequence ATGCCCGCACGTCCCACATTTGAAGATGAATTTGCCAAAGCGCGTCGCCTGTTCGCGTCCGACGAGTTGGACGACCCCGCCGCGGTGCGTGAAATCGCCCGCCAGGTGCGCCGTCTGGCGCGCACGCCCGAACAGGTGGTGCGCGTTGTTCTGCTGGAAGCGCGCTGGCTGGTAGAAGCGGGGCGCTTCGCCGAGGCGTTGCTGGTGCTGGATGAGGCGCAGGGGCGGGTGTATGAAGACGACGTGCTACGGGCGGATGTGCTGGCGTTGCGGGCGCGCATTTTGGTGCAACAGGGGCATTTGCTGGCGGCTACGCAAACCGCCCACACCGCGCTGGAATACAACCCGGCGCATGTGGAGGCGCGCCTGGCGTTGGCGGATGCCTTCTTGCAGTTGAATCAGGTTGGGCACGCCATCACCTTGTATCATGAAGTCATCCCGTTGCTGGATGATGAGGCGGCGCGGGCGCGCGTCCATCTGTTGCTGGCGCGCGCGTATCGTGCCGCTGGTCTGCCTGTGCTGGCACGCTTGCATGCGCAGCGGGCTGTGGAGATTGCCGACCTTGCCCCGCGTGAACAGGCGGCGGCGTTCTGGTATCGCGTCTCCAGCCTCGACCGACGGCTGTTCTGGTTGACGCTCGTGGCGGTGGTGCTTCTGCTGGCGACCGGTCTGCTGGGGCGCATTGACCTCTGGCTGGCTGGGTTGGCGGCGGTGCTGGTGCTCATCACCGTGGGGAGTATCACCTGGATCAGCACGCCCACCTTTGAAGACGCCCAACGCGCAGGGCGTTTGTCCGAACAGCGTGTCCAGCGCTGA
- a CDS encoding N-acetyltransferase codes for MITIRKARIEDAPAIAELINHYAMQGLMLPKSLLQVYEQLREFVVAEDEDGTIVGCGALRLMWHDLAEIRSLAVAESAQGQGVGRRLVEALLDEARELQLARVFALTYQVQFFERLGFQVVPMHIFPQKVWLDCKMCPKRNRCDEVAMLLVLDEERATRAADETASSLPVSPWQPNLISVEVRT; via the coding sequence ATGATTACCATTCGCAAAGCACGTATTGAAGACGCACCGGCCATTGCCGAACTCATCAACCATTACGCCATGCAAGGGCTCATGCTCCCGAAGTCGTTGTTGCAGGTGTACGAGCAACTGCGCGAATTCGTCGTCGCCGAGGATGAGGACGGCACGATTGTAGGGTGCGGTGCGCTTCGCCTGATGTGGCACGATTTGGCCGAAATCCGCTCGCTGGCGGTGGCCGAATCGGCGCAGGGGCAGGGCGTTGGGCGGCGTCTTGTCGAAGCCTTGCTCGATGAGGCGCGCGAATTGCAGTTGGCGCGTGTGTTTGCGCTGACGTACCAGGTTCAATTTTTTGAGCGCTTGGGGTTTCAAGTCGTGCCGATGCACATTTTCCCGCAAAAGGTCTGGCTGGATTGCAAAATGTGCCCCAAGCGCAACCGGTGCGACGAAGTCGCCATGCTCCTGGTGCTGGATGAAGAGCGTGCCACACGTGCGGCGGATGAAACCGCATCATCGCTACCTGTGTCGCCCTGGCAACCCAACCTGATATCGGTGGAGGTTCGCACGTGA
- a CDS encoding aspartate aminotransferase family protein, whose product MNAQDIIALEQTYLAPTYKRAPFVLERGEGVYLYDTEGRRYLDFVAGIAVNALGHADARMADVLAEQARQLVHVSNLYHTAPHALLARDLCEASFADRVFFCNSGTEATEGALKFARKWARTTSGDDEKYEIVTFSHAFHGRTMGALSVTANEKYRKPFEPLIGGVRRAEFNNLESAQAVIGEKTAAVIVEPVQGEGGIQPATREFLQGLRRLCDAYGAALIFDEVQCGLGRTGTLWAYEQYGVEPDLMALAKPLGGGLPIGAILMRQTIADALAPGDHGSTFAGSPLITAVARDVFNRIRDAAFLAHVRDVGAYLGEQLRAVAASSPLVREVRGLGLMWGVELVERVAAADVVAALWSHGLLTVPAGRNTVRFLPPLIVERTHVDEAVAAFATVLAHEVTA is encoded by the coding sequence ATGAACGCCCAGGACATTATCGCGCTGGAACAAACCTACCTTGCGCCCACCTACAAACGCGCGCCTTTTGTGTTGGAGCGCGGCGAAGGCGTCTATCTCTACGACACCGAGGGGCGGCGCTACCTTGATTTTGTGGCGGGGATTGCCGTCAACGCGCTGGGGCATGCCGACGCACGCATGGCGGACGTGCTGGCGGAGCAGGCGCGCCAACTGGTTCACGTGAGCAACCTCTACCACACCGCGCCGCATGCCTTGCTGGCGCGTGATTTGTGCGAAGCGAGTTTCGCCGACCGGGTCTTTTTCTGCAACAGCGGCACCGAAGCCACCGAAGGGGCGTTGAAATTTGCGCGCAAGTGGGCGCGCACCACTTCCGGGGATGATGAGAAGTACGAAATCGTGACCTTTTCGCACGCGTTCCACGGGCGCACCATGGGTGCGCTCAGCGTGACCGCCAACGAAAAATACCGCAAGCCCTTCGAGCCGCTGATTGGCGGTGTGCGCCGCGCTGAATTCAACAATCTGGAAAGCGCCCAAGCCGTGATTGGCGAGAAGACCGCCGCGGTGATTGTCGAGCCGGTGCAGGGCGAGGGGGGCATTCAGCCCGCCACGCGCGAGTTTTTGCAGGGCTTGCGCCGCTTGTGCGATGCCTACGGCGCGGCGCTCATCTTCGACGAGGTGCAGTGTGGGCTGGGGCGCACCGGTACGCTCTGGGCGTATGAGCAGTACGGCGTTGAGCCGGACCTCATGGCGCTGGCGAAACCCTTGGGCGGGGGCTTGCCCATCGGCGCGATTTTGATGCGCCAGACCATCGCCGACGCCCTCGCGCCGGGCGACCATGGCAGCACCTTCGCGGGAAGCCCGCTCATCACCGCCGTTGCGCGTGATGTGTTCAACCGCATTCGCGATGCCGCCTTTTTGGCGCATGTGCGCGATGTGGGGGCGTACCTGGGCGAGCAGTTGCGGGCGGTCGCGGCGTCCAGCCCGCTGGTGCGCGAAGTGCGCGGCCTGGGGTTGATGTGGGGCGTGGAATTGGTGGAGCGCGTCGCGGCGGCGGATGTGGTGGCGGCGTTGTGGTCGCATGGCTTGCTGACCGTGCCCGCCGGGCGCAACACAGTGCGCTTCTTGCCGCCGCTGATTGTGGAGCGCACCCATGTAGATGAAGCCGTTGCAGCCTTTGCCACCGTGTTGGCGCATGAAGTTACCGCGTGA